A region of the Amycolatopsis sp. cg13 genome:
CCGGCGGCGATCCGGCCCCGGCTCGTGTCCACGGCGACGACCTTGCCGTCGCGCGTCTCGATGCCGGTGACCGCGCAGTTCTGGATCAGGTCGACGCCCATCTCGGCCGCCGCGCGGGCGAAACCCCAAGCCACGTAGTCGTGTTTGGCGATTCCGGCGCGCGACTGATAGGTCGCGCCGAGCACCGGGTAGCGCACGTCCGGCGAGGTGTTCACGATCGGGCAGAGTTCCTTGACCCCGTCCGCGTCGACCCATTCCGCGTCGATCCCGTTGAGCCGGTTGGCATTCACGCGGCGCACGCTGTCGCGGACGTCCTGCAGGCTGTGCGCGAGGTTGAGCACGCCGCGCTGGCTGAACAGGATCGGGTAGCCGAGGTCCTCTTCGAGGCCCTCCCACAGCTTCAGCGAATGCTCGTAGATGCCGGAGCTTTCGTCCCACAGGTAGTTGGACCGGATGATCGTCGTGTTGCGGGCCATGTTCCCGCCGGCGAGCCAGCCCTTCTCGAGCACCGCGACGTTCGTGATGCCGTGCACCTTGGCGAGGTAGTACGCGGTCGCGAGGCCGTGCCCGCCGCCGCCCACCACGACGACGTCGTACGCGCGCCGCGGCTCCGGGTCCCGCCACAGGAAATCCGGGTGGTCCGGCAGGTCCGCGCCCGGGGGACGCGGCTGGTCCGTCGTGGTCATTCCCGCTGGCCTCCCGTATCGGACAACTGGTCGACTACTGATATATCAATCTTCGCGGTAGAGTAGGCCGGGTGAACACCCCGGTCAACCACGTCATTCCGGCCGCCGCCCCGTCGCTGGCCGAACGCGCCTACGAGTTCCTGCGCGACCGCCTGGTCATGCTCGACATCAAGCCGGGCGACCCGATCAACGAGGAATGGGCGGGCACCGCGCTCGAGATGGGCCGCACGCCGATCCGCGAAGCGCTGAAACGGCTCGAGACCGAACGCCTGGTGGTGGCGTACCCGCGCCGCGGCACGTTCGCCACCGACGTCAACATCTCCGACCTCGCGCACATCTCCGAGGTCCGGCGCACCCTCGAACCCACCGCCGCCGCGTCCGCCGCCACGCGCGCGACCGACGCGGATCGCGCGCGGCTGGCGGAGCTGCGCGATCAGCTGGATTCGGCCGCGCCAAAGGAAAACACCGATCTCCTGCGCATC
Encoded here:
- a CDS encoding sarcosine oxidase subunit beta family protein, producing MTTTDQPRPPGADLPDHPDFLWRDPEPRRAYDVVVVGGGGHGLATAYYLAKVHGITNVAVLEKGWLAGGNMARNTTIIRSNYLWDESSGIYEHSLKLWEGLEEDLGYPILFSQRGVLNLAHSLQDVRDSVRRVNANRLNGIDAEWVDADGVKELCPIVNTSPDVRYPVLGATYQSRAGIAKHDYVAWGFARAAAEMGVDLIQNCAVTGIETRDGKVVAVDTSRGRIAAGKVALCAAGHSSVLAKMAGIDLPLVSHPLQALVSELLEPVHPTVVMSNAVHVYVSQAHKGELVMGAGIDSYAGYGQRGAFHIIEDQMAAALELFPVFARAHLLRTWAGIVDVTPDASPIVGLTPVESLYLNCGWGTGGFKATPGVGDCFAHTVAKGKPHPYAEPFTLDRFTTGALVDEHGAAAVAH
- a CDS encoding GntR family transcriptional regulator, which gives rise to MNTPVNHVIPAAAPSLAERAYEFLRDRLVMLDIKPGDPINEEWAGTALEMGRTPIREALKRLETERLVVAYPRRGTFATDVNISDLAHISEVRRTLEPTAAASAATRATDADRARLAELRDQLDSAAPKENTDLLRIDLELHRAIYACVHNPFFEDTLIHYDNLATRIWCVFLPRLRGMAGHVEEHSPLLTAIVEGDADKASELTLDHVTGFEKAIRALI